A genomic segment from Myxococcota bacterium encodes:
- a CDS encoding dihydrodipicolinate reductase, whose product MTLRVVQWATGGCGAIAIRAIARRPDLELVGVWVHSEAKDGKDAGELAGGATLGVAATRDADALVALAPDCVSYTANGEGRVDACVDDCCRLLEAGINVVTTSLPGLVHTQGFDRAKQARIEAACRRGGSSFYVSGIEPGFAADHLVLTLATMSNRIESIRTQELFTYTDYPVAFTMFEVFGFGKPLEHRCLMELPGVQASAWAPPVRMVADRLGVELEAVRETYAKAPTPRRLEVAAGTIEAGTCGAVRFETIGVVDGRDAIVIEHVNRMAPDIAPEWPSAARDGVYRIEIAGDPGLTCELAVGAPATFTDEGMVATTMRIVNAIPYVCAAPPGLVTSADLPLTLPRGAFL is encoded by the coding sequence ATGACGCTCCGGGTCGTGCAGTGGGCGACGGGGGGATGCGGCGCGATCGCGATCCGCGCGATCGCGCGGCGCCCCGACCTCGAGCTCGTGGGCGTGTGGGTCCATTCCGAGGCCAAGGACGGGAAGGACGCGGGCGAGCTCGCGGGCGGCGCGACGCTCGGCGTCGCCGCGACGCGCGACGCCGATGCGCTCGTCGCGCTCGCGCCCGACTGCGTGAGCTACACGGCGAACGGCGAGGGCCGCGTCGACGCGTGCGTCGACGACTGCTGCCGGCTGCTCGAGGCGGGCATCAACGTGGTCACCACCTCGCTCCCCGGTCTCGTGCACACGCAGGGCTTCGATCGCGCGAAGCAGGCGCGCATCGAGGCCGCGTGCCGGCGCGGGGGAAGCTCGTTCTACGTCTCGGGCATCGAGCCCGGGTTCGCGGCCGACCACCTCGTGCTCACGCTCGCGACGATGTCGAACCGCATCGAGTCGATCCGCACGCAGGAGCTCTTCACGTACACCGACTACCCGGTCGCGTTCACGATGTTCGAGGTGTTCGGCTTCGGGAAGCCGCTCGAGCACCGCTGTCTGATGGAGCTGCCGGGCGTGCAGGCGTCGGCGTGGGCCCCGCCCGTGCGCATGGTCGCCGACCGTCTCGGCGTCGAGCTCGAGGCCGTGCGCGAGACGTACGCGAAGGCCCCGACGCCCCGCCGGCTCGAGGTCGCGGCGGGCACGATCGAGGCGGGCACGTGCGGCGCGGTGCGCTTCGAGACGATCGGCGTCGTCGACGGGCGCGATGCGATCGTGATCGAGCACGTGAACCGCATGGCGCCCGACATCGCGCCCGAGTGGCCGAGCGCGGCGCGCGACGGCGTCTACCGCATCGAGATCGCGGGCGACCCGGGCCTCACGTGCGAGCTCGCGGTCGGCGCGCCCGCGACGTTCACCGACGAAGGCATGGTCGCGACGACGATGCGCATCGTGAACGCGATCCCCTACGTGTGCGCGGCGCCGCCGGGCCTCGTCACGTCGGCCGACCTCCCGCTCACGCTGCCGCGCGGCGCATTCCTCTGA
- a CDS encoding MFS transporter: MFYGWVVVGVAFVGQFVASGLVFYTFGVALKDVAAEFDAGRLGVSGIHLVMPWTGAVIAPVVGRLAVAGHLRALLFGGALSIGAGFVLAARATELWHLYLIYPLLMAFGANTLSGVGASTLVVNWFAKRRATALGLSQIGASAGGMVMGPVAGWLFAEHGWRDVYTGFGVAALALAPLVGWLAVGRPADRGLHADGDPAPPTPRDAGAAPAPAPHVREALRDPRLWQVAFVAGVGFMLSGAVVTHLVAFATDQGLDRVRAPALLSVLALGALAGKPVFGLLADRIGERRAYALAIVLQIAGLLALAAAPSGVALFAVAALFGFGNGGNLPLSGALVARAFGPALFGPMMGFAMLVLTPIVAAGTPFAGWVYDTTGAYAIAFVAFAALAAASLVALRALALPEAEDAPASPSAG; encoded by the coding sequence ATGTTCTACGGCTGGGTCGTCGTCGGCGTCGCGTTCGTCGGCCAGTTCGTGGCCTCGGGGCTCGTCTTCTACACGTTCGGCGTCGCGCTGAAGGACGTCGCGGCCGAGTTCGACGCCGGCCGCCTCGGCGTCTCGGGCATCCATCTCGTCATGCCGTGGACGGGCGCGGTGATCGCGCCGGTCGTCGGGCGCCTCGCCGTCGCCGGCCATCTGCGCGCGCTGCTCTTCGGTGGCGCGCTGTCGATCGGCGCGGGCTTCGTGCTCGCCGCGCGCGCGACCGAGCTCTGGCATCTCTACCTGATCTACCCGCTGCTGATGGCGTTCGGCGCGAATACGCTGAGCGGCGTCGGCGCCTCGACGCTCGTCGTGAACTGGTTCGCGAAGCGCCGCGCCACCGCGCTCGGCCTCTCGCAGATCGGCGCCTCGGCGGGCGGCATGGTGATGGGGCCGGTCGCGGGCTGGCTGTTCGCCGAGCACGGCTGGCGCGACGTGTACACGGGCTTCGGCGTCGCCGCGCTCGCGCTCGCGCCGCTCGTCGGCTGGCTGGCGGTCGGGCGTCCCGCCGACCGCGGGCTCCATGCGGACGGCGACCCGGCGCCGCCGACGCCCCGCGACGCGGGCGCGGCGCCGGCACCGGCGCCGCATGTGCGCGAGGCGTTGCGCGACCCGCGGCTCTGGCAGGTCGCGTTCGTCGCCGGCGTCGGCTTCATGCTGTCGGGCGCGGTGGTCACGCACCTCGTCGCATTCGCGACGGACCAGGGCCTCGACCGCGTACGCGCGCCCGCGCTGCTCTCGGTGCTCGCGCTCGGCGCGCTCGCGGGCAAGCCCGTGTTCGGCCTGCTCGCCGACCGCATCGGCGAGCGCCGCGCCTACGCGCTGGCGATCGTCCTCCAGATCGCCGGTCTGCTCGCGCTCGCCGCCGCGCCCTCCGGCGTCGCGCTGTTCGCGGTCGCGGCCCTCTTCGGATTCGGCAACGGCGGCAACCTGCCGCTCTCGGGCGCGCTCGTCGCGCGCGCGTTCGGGCCCGCGCTGTTCGGCCCGATGATGGGCTTCGCGATGCTCGTGCTCACTCCGATCGTCGCGGCGGGGACCCCGTTCGCGGGCTGGGTCTACGACACGACCGGCGCCTACGCGATCGCCTTCGTCGCGTTCGCCGCGCTCGCGGCGGCGTCGCTCGTCGCGCTGCGTGCACTCGCGCTCCCCGAGGCGGAAGACGCACCCGCATCGCCGTCGGCGGGCTGA
- a CDS encoding methyl-accepting chemotaxis protein has translation MDRQDDHTAPTTEVPRRDVGGGRLRFRDRSVLFHLSLAFGLVLVVASAATIVNAVAVRRVTTADHRAVANLAHARDVDMHLALLAKDLSLAVVQVQQWLTDISATRAAEGFDDGFDEARTNAERVREILAEFSRHYADEGRDDVVDEIAQIGVAFESYYEMGCRMAQAYIDAGPAAGNATMGSFDEASEALQVVAGGFVDRVLADLETTMGATVDDMSVLHGSVVTLETTLAVAVATLVALFLALMAALRSGVARPLARVEQKLRALGEGDLTLHFAPIGLGEIRALHRGLDDLVARLNHSFGRVEATSLDIAEDARGVCAESTSVREHADEQGEQLRSWHGALGSVVDSLARSVDHSQEADRLSRESVDTARRGNTAMARASEAIAAIDAASTEIAHVVSGVDEIAFQTNLLALNAAVEAARAGPAGAGFAVVAEEVRALALRSSAAARTTSELIGEARLRSRTGVELTKEIAHELDAIVEKSESAATLIGALARDVHARADEVRDVQQGLTKLRSISETTIDRASAMDVHARHTSELARRLVDAVAYFRIARAR, from the coding sequence ATGGATCGGCAGGATGATCACACCGCGCCGACGACGGAGGTGCCGCGGCGCGACGTCGGCGGCGGTCGGCTCCGATTCCGCGATCGCTCCGTCCTCTTCCATCTCTCTCTCGCCTTCGGTCTCGTCCTCGTCGTGGCGTCCGCGGCGACGATCGTGAACGCGGTCGCGGTCCGGCGGGTGACGACGGCCGACCACCGCGCCGTCGCGAACCTCGCGCACGCGCGCGACGTCGACATGCACCTCGCCCTGCTCGCGAAGGACCTCTCGCTCGCGGTCGTGCAGGTGCAGCAGTGGCTCACGGACATCTCGGCGACGCGCGCCGCCGAGGGGTTCGACGACGGCTTCGACGAGGCACGGACCAACGCGGAGCGCGTGAGGGAGATCCTCGCCGAGTTCTCGCGACACTACGCGGACGAGGGGCGTGACGACGTGGTCGACGAGATCGCGCAGATCGGCGTCGCGTTCGAGTCCTACTACGAGATGGGCTGCCGGATGGCCCAGGCGTACATCGACGCCGGCCCCGCCGCGGGGAACGCCACGATGGGGAGCTTCGACGAGGCCTCCGAGGCGCTGCAGGTCGTGGCCGGGGGCTTCGTGGACCGCGTCCTCGCGGACCTCGAGACGACCATGGGCGCGACGGTCGACGACATGTCCGTGCTGCACGGGTCGGTCGTCACGCTCGAGACCACGCTCGCGGTCGCGGTCGCGACGCTCGTGGCCCTGTTCCTCGCGCTCATGGCCGCACTGCGCAGTGGCGTCGCGCGGCCGCTCGCGCGCGTCGAGCAGAAGCTGCGCGCGCTCGGCGAGGGCGACCTGACGCTGCACTTCGCACCCATCGGGCTCGGCGAGATTCGCGCTCTCCACCGAGGGCTCGACGATCTCGTCGCCCGCCTCAACCACAGCTTCGGTCGCGTCGAGGCGACGTCCCTCGACATCGCCGAGGACGCGCGCGGCGTGTGCGCCGAGAGCACGTCGGTGCGCGAGCACGCAGACGAGCAGGGCGAGCAGCTGCGCAGCTGGCACGGAGCGCTGGGATCGGTCGTCGACTCGCTCGCGCGGAGCGTCGACCACAGCCAGGAGGCCGATCGCCTCTCGCGCGAGTCCGTCGACACCGCGCGGCGCGGAAACACCGCGATGGCGCGCGCCAGCGAGGCGATCGCGGCGATCGATGCCGCGAGCACCGAGATCGCCCACGTCGTGAGCGGCGTCGACGAGATCGCATTCCAGACCAATCTTCTCGCGCTGAACGCCGCGGTCGAAGCCGCGCGTGCCGGTCCCGCCGGCGCGGGCTTCGCGGTCGTCGCCGAGGAGGTGCGCGCACTGGCGCTGCGGAGCAGCGCCGCGGCTCGCACCACGAGCGAGCTGATCGGAGAGGCGCGCCTGCGGTCGCGGACCGGCGTCGAGCTCACGAAGGAGATCGCGCACGAGCTCGATGCGATCGTCGAGAAGTCCGAATCCGCTGCCACGCTGATCGGTGCCCTCGCGCGCGACGTGCACGCGCGGGCCGACGAGGTCCGCGACGTGCAGCAGGGCCTCACGAAGCTCCGATCGATCTCCGAGACCACGATCGACCGCGCGTCCGCGATGGACGTCCACGCGCGTCACACGAGCGAGCTCGCCCGTCGGCTGGTCGACGCGGTGGCCTACTTCCGGATCGCACGCGCCCGCTGA